The sequence below is a genomic window from Flavobacterium sediminilitoris.
AGTACTAGTTTGTATTACAAATTTGTTTCCTGAAATTTTTTCTTTAATAATTGCTTGTGAGAAAGAACCTATACTAGTTAATTGATATCTAAAGTCTTTATTTGCTGCTTCAAAATACTTAGGTAAAGTTACAGTAACGTATCCATTGTTATCAGTTGTAGCATTTCCAGAGTAAATATTCATCATTTCAGGTGATTCTACAAAACTGTGGATTAAATATTGGTTTTTAGGATCTAATGGATGATCAATTTTAAATGTACCACCGCCTTTTGCTATATTACCTGTAACATTTAAATTTCCAATAATATTTACATCTCCTGTAAAATCTGAATTTCCATCTACAGAAAGCTGAACTCCAGTGTTCATATTGTAATTAGTTCCTAATCTCAATTGTCTTAAATTAGTATTTCCTTCTCTACCGAATCTTGCAATTGTATCTGAAGTTGGACATCCTCCTATTATATAAAGGTTGTTTAAGGCTCCATTGTGTTGAAGTTTGATACCACATTCAGAAGAAGAATAATTAGTGTCTTCTGCAAAATGTAGTTCTCCAGAGTTTACATTGTTAAAATTGTTCATGTTACCAATAGCCATTTTTGGTGATCCTGTATTGGTTACATAAAAATTTAAGTTTGAATTATTTACATTTGGACCTACTACAACACTTCCAGTATTTGTATTATTAATATTGTTACCATTAGTAGTCCATTCTGCACCTGCAACTCCACCTGAGTTTTTTGAAAACAATGCATAAGGCACACTTAGTAATTGACTTTCTCCAGTTATAGTATAAGAAGTTCCACCAGTTGGATCTGTTTCAGTTTTAATAAAATAAGAACCCGTAGACCAATCAATAGTTGTGAAATCACCAGATACTACTGTTCCATTTCCTATTTCAATGCTAATAAGACCGTTTGTATTTGTGGTTGGTGTTTGAGTTTCAACATAAACAGGTGTCCCTGTAGAAGATCCTTCTAAAATGCTTATTTGCATTCCTACAGTAGTTGAAACGATTAAAGCATCACTAGCATCTCTTACTACTGCTTGATAGCTCATTTTTTCTGGAGCTTGACTAAATATATTTAATGAAAATGCAATAATTGCTAAAAAAGAGTATAATTTTTTCATGGGATTATTTTTTAATTATTTTATATGTTTTTATTTCTTGATTTTGGTTTAGGATTTTTAGAAAATAGATTGATGATGGTAGTGAAGAAACAGATATATTTGTTTCATTGCTCGTAATTTTTTCACTTTTATATACTTTACCATTTAAATCTATTATTTGGAAGTGTAAAGCTAAATTGTTGTCATTAATTAAATTTAATGTAAGGTTATGGGCTGTTGGGTTTGGATATATTTTTACATCTTGTATTAAGTTTGTAAAATTTTCAGTACCTAAAACTTCTGAAATTTCGTAAGGTTGTTGAACACCTTGAGAAATACTTCCATTTGATCCAGTTTGAGTAAGGTATACGACTTGTCCTACTGAGTAGGAAACAGAGCCGTTAGAGCCTGTTAAGTTTCCGCCAGCCGAGGTAGGGGATTCTTGCGCTAAACAATTTAATATACTGAATGTACAGCATGTAATTGTTAATAGTAGTGTTTTTTTGTTTTTTACCATAGTATCATTTTTTTAATTACATTAATATAATTGACAAAAATTAGTAGGTTAAGTAATTTAAGTATTATGTTAAATAATAGATTTAAATTAAATATTTATGTTAAAATTAATTAAAAATATTTATTTTTTTAGCTTTTATTTTGTTTTTATGTTATCTAATACAAAAATACTTATAAAAAGAAAAAAGGAAATAGGTATAAATACCTGTTTTTATCATATAAAAAAAAATCCTCAAGTTAATGAGGATTGATATGTAATGAATAATTTATATGGAATATTCCATATATTCGGCTGTTTTCTTTGCTATCTCTTTACCATGTAATTTTTCTACTATATGAAATGATAAATCAATTCCAGCAGATATTCCACCAGAAGTATATACTTTATTAGATGAAACAAATCGCTTTGATTTTTGTGGAAAACCATTTGTTACAATTTTACTCATGTGTTTATAAACGTCTTTATGTGTGCAGTATGGTTGATTATCTAAAATACCTAATGCTCCAAGTAATCGTGATCCAGAACATATACTTAATGTAAATTCTGTGTTTTCATGGATTTTTTTAATCCAATTTAAAATTTCATGATCTTTCATTTGTTCAACAGTTCCAATTCCTCCTGAAATAATTAAAATATCAATAGGAGGACAGTTATTAAAGTCAAACTTTGGATTAATTGATAGACCGTTTACTGCTGAAATAGGTTTAAGTTCTTTCGCTATAGTGAAAACATTGAATAGTTTATAATTATTTAGTTCTGAAGTAACAGAAAAAACTTCAAATGGTCCTGCAAAATCTAAAACTTCTGCTTCGTTAAAAATTAATATTCCAACGTTTCTCTTCATATAAATTTAGTTAGGTATTTTTCTTCAAATATAAAAAGAATTCTTCCTATATATAGTCTATTTTGTTTAGGATTCTGTTCTCTAAGTTTCCAAATATTTTTAAAATAAGATAGTTTTCCTAAACTTATGCTAAATTTTTTGTAGAGATTTTTATTGTCAGTAACTTTATACAAATCAATAAAAATATAAGTATGCAGATTCAAATAAACACGGACAAAAACATTGAAGGAAACGAGCGATTAGTTAATTTCTATACTTCGGAATTAAAAAATGAATTATCTCGTTTTGATGATAAAATAACTAGAATAGAAGTTCATTTTGGAGATGAGAATAGTGAAAAATTTGGTAAAAATGACAAAAGGTGTTTAATTGAAGTTAGAATAGCTAAAAAACAACCCTTAGCTGTTACGGATTTTGCCGATACTATTGAGAAAGCATTTTTTGGAGCACTTGAAAAAGTTAAAAAAGTTATGGGAACAACCTATGAAAAAATGCGAGAAGCTTAATAAGTGATACTCTTTACAGTTAAACCCAATCATTTAAAATGATTGGGTTTTTTATTTGATTGTGTTTTATAATGGACTGAAAAAGCAAAAACACCCAACATTTTTTCACAAATGCAAGGTGTTTTTTAACCAACTATATTATATGTTTACTGTTTCTTTTTTTAAGATTGATTTCTAAAAACTAATTTTCCATCAAAACTGTCTAATAAAATAATACTATCATTACTAATTGTACCAGAAAGTATTTCTTTAGATAATTGATTTAAAACCTCTCTTTGAATAACTCTTTTTACAGGTCTTGCTCCAAATTCTGCATCATATCCTTTTGTAGCTAAATAATCAATAGCTTCAGGTGTTGCATCCATTGTAATATGTTGATGCGCTAACATTTTAGTTAATCCTTTTAATTGTAATTGTACAATTTGACGAATATTATCTTGTGTTAACGGTGTAAACATTACAATTTCATCAATACGATTTATGAACTCTGGTCGAACTGTTTGTTTTAATAATCCTAAAACTTCAATTTTAGCAGCTTCAGTTGCAGCATCTATACTTCCTTTTAAATTTTCAAATTTTTCTTGTATAATATGACTACCCATGTTTGAAGTCATTATGATAATTGTATTTTTAAAATCAGCTAAACGTCCTTTATTATCTGTAAGACGACCTTCATCTAGTACTTGTAACAAAATATTAAAAGTATCTGGATGCGCTTTTTCAATTTCATCTAATAAAACTACTGAATATGGTCTTCTTCTTACAGCTTCCGTTAATTGTCCACCTTCATCATATCCTACATATCCAGGAGGAGCTCCAACTAATCTGCTTACGCTATGGCGTTCTTGATATTCACTCATATCAATACGTGTTATGGCATTTTCATCATCAAAAAGATATTCTGCTAATGCTTTTGCTAATTCGGTTTTACCAACACCAGTTGTTCCTAAAAACAAGAAAGATCCTAATGGTTTTTTTATGTCTTGTAAGCCAGCACGACTTCTACGAACAGCATCAGAAATTGCTTCAATAGCTTCTTCTTGTCCTACAACTCTTTTGTGTAATTCATCTTCTAATTTTAAGAGTTTTTCACGATCGCTTTGTAGCATTTTAGTAACCGGAATTCCAGTCCATTTTGCTACAACTTCAGCAATATCTTCATTTGTTACTTCTTCTTTTATTAAAGAAGTTCCAGATTGATTTTCTTGTAACTGAATTTGTAAAGCATCTAATTTCTCTTGAGATTGTTTGATTTTTCCATATCTAATTTCAGCTACTTTTCCATAATCACCATCTCGTTCAGCTCGCTCAGCTTCTCCTTTATAATCTTCAATTTCTTGTTTAATAGATTGAATGCTATCTACTACATCTTTTTCTGATTTCCATTTTGCATAGATTTCATTTCGTTCTTCTTTTAAGTTTGCTAACTCTAAACCAAGTGCTTTTAGCTTTGTTTCATCATTTTCACGTTTTATAGCTTCAATTTCAATTTCCAATTGCATAATTTTTCGATCCAAAACATCTAATTCTTCGGGTTTTGAATTAATTTCCATACGCAATTTTGAAGCGGCTTCATCCATTAAATCAATTGCTTTATCTGGAAGAAAACGATTTGTAATATAGCGTTGAGAAAGTTCTACTGCGGCAATGATGGCATCATCTTTAATACGAACTTTATGATGTGTTTCATATTTTTCCTTTATTCCACGTAAAATTGAAATTGCACTTTCAGTGTCAGGTTCGTCAACATTAACTTTTTGAAAACGACGTTCTAATGCTTTGTCTTTTTCAAAATATTTTTGGTATTCATCTAAAGTAGTTGCACCAATAGCTCTTAATTCTCCGCGGGCTAATGCTGGCTTTAAAATGTTTGCTGCGTCCATTGCGCCTTCTCCACCACCTGCACCAACAAGTGTATGGATTTCATCAATAAAAAGAACGATGTCTCCTTCTGCTGAAGTTACTTCTTTTACGACTGATTTTAAACGCTCTTCAAATTCACCTTTGTATTTAGCTCCAGCAATTAATGCTCCCATATCTAAAGAGTAGATGATTTTGTCTTTTAAGTTTTCTGGAACATCACCATCTACAATACGATGTGCTAAACCTTCTGCAATAGCTGTTTTACCAACTCCAGGTTCACCAATCAACATTGGATTGTTTTTTGTTCTTCTTGTTAAAATTTGTAATACTCTTCGGATTTCTTCATCACGACCAATAACGGGATCTAGTTTACCATTTTTAGCTAATTCGCAAAGGTTTTTAGCATATTTGTTTAATGCATTATAGGTTTCTTCGGCTGAAGCTGATGTTACTCGCTCTCCTTTTCGAAGTTCTGTAATAGCACTATCTAATCCTTTTTCTGTTACACCTTGATCTTTTAAAATTTGTGCAACTTTACTTTTCGATTTAAAAATAGCTAATACAAGGTGTTCAATGGATACAAATTCATCATTTCTTTTTTTAGCAATGATTGAAGCTTCATTTAAAGCTAAACTTGCTTCTCTAGAAAGCATAATATCTGTTCCTGAAACTTTAGAAAAACTTTGTAAAGTGCTATCTAAAACTTTTTTGAACAACTCAACATTTACATTGAGTTTTTTTAGAAGGAATGGTGTCACATTTTCATCGACTTCTAGTATTCCTTTAAAAATATGTTCATTTTCTATTTGTTGATGACCATAACTTTGAGCAATTTGTTGCGCTTGTTGTATGGCCTCTTGTGATTTTATTGTAAAATTATTAAAGTTCATATTGTCTTATTTATTTTATGTAGATTGATTTAGTCTATTCTTTATATTTGTAAAGTTTGTATTATTATTAATTTCAAATGTATTTAGTCAATTTACGTTCCAATTCATTTTTTATGTCAAAATGACGTATTTTTTGCTATTTTTATCTTTTTAAACATCGAAAACAAGTCATATTGGCTTATTTTTTGCTATTTTGACTGAACCAATATTCAATATTATGAAACCAATATTTTTATTTTTCTTAATTTTATTTTCTTGTAATGAGAAAGCGAAAGAAACTGAAACTATAATTGAACACATAAAATTAGAGAAAGGGGATTTAAAATTGCCTAATTATGAGTTACTAACAGATTTGAATATAAAACTTGAACAGCCCAAACCAGGTGAATGGTTATATAATAATCATGAAAAAGAACAATCTTATAGTGATTATATAAAATCAAATCCTGTTTCCCCTTTTAAAGATATAAATATCATTTATATTCAACCTATAGGTACTTTTACTCCTTGGGAACAAAAAATAATAAATTGGAACACAGAATACATTGAACTTTTTTTTAATTTAAAAACGGTTCAACTTCCTTCTATTTCAGAAAATAGTATACCTAAAACTCAGCAAAGGTTTCATAATGGTAATAATCAGTTAAATGCATCATATATTATTAATAGTATATTACCTAAAAAAACACCAAAAGATGGAATTGTTATTATGGGAATTACTGCAAAAGATTTGTATCCTAGACCATCATGGAATTTTGTTTTTGGATTGGCTAGCTATAAAAAGAGAACTGGTGTATCTTCTATTTTTAGATACTCAGATGGATCAATAGATGAAACAAATTATTCCAAATGTTTAATGCGTATTATAAAAACATCGGTTCATGAAATAAGTCATATGTTTACAATTAAACATTGTACTTACGCTATTTGCTTGATGAATGGTTCAAATAATTTAAGAGAATCTGATTCTAGACCAAATGCACTTTGTACTGAATGTTTGTCAAAATTATCATGGAATTTGAATTTTGATAATGTGGCTAGATTAAATAAATTAATTTCTTTTATGGAGAAGCATCATTTAAATGAAGACGCATCTATTTTAAGTAAACAAAGAGATATTATGCTTATTAATAAATAACCTTTTTAAGGAATTTTTGTTATGTAAATATGTAAAAAAGCTAATTTTAAAGCTTTTGTATTTTAGTAACTTTGTAAAAATAAAAAGATAATTATGAGTTTTTTAAAAAATATATTTGGTGGAAGTTCAAATGAGGATAAAGAAAATAGGGAAGAGGCTAAGTTTTACACTTTAGACAGTCAGTCGCAATTAGATGAAATTGATGCTATTTCAAAAGATAAACCTGTAGTGCTTTTTAAACATAGCACAAGATGTATTATCAGTAGAACTGTTTTGAGACAATTTGATAATGGATTTAATTTTAGTGATTCGGAATTAGATTGGTATTTACTGGATTTATTAAATCATAGAGATATTTCTAATGAAATAACAAATCGTTATGGAATAATGCATCAATCTCCTCAAATTTTAGTTGTAAAAGAAGGAAAGGCAGTTTATAATGCTTCACATGAAGGCATTGCTGTTGAAGATTTAAAACAATTTGTATAAAAAAACGCTTTCAAATTTGAAAGCGTTTTTAATTTTTAATTATTGTTTAACGAATTTCTTTAAGTATTCTTTATTATCAATAGTGAAATTGATAAAGTAAATACCACTAGCAAATTCAGAAATATTAAGTTGTTGTTGGATTAAGTCATTATCTGAATTTAATTTCATGTTTTTAATACGTTTTCCAGAAATGTCAAAAATATCTAAAGTAACGTTTTTACTTTGAACATTATTAATTTCAAATGTAATTTCATTTATTGCAGGATTTGGATAAAGTGAAATTTCACCATTAAATTCTAACTGTTCATCATTCTCATTACTCGCTTTTGCAGCACAACTAGTTGCTGTTACAGATCTGCTTCCATTTGAGTTATTTAATGTTCCAGAACTATTTTTAGCCTTAATATAATAGGTATAAACTGATCCTGCATTAATTAAATATGTATTTAAAAATGAATTTCCTGTTACATTACTAGCATATAGATTTCCGTTTCTATAAATATCATAAGAAGTTGCATTTGCAGAAGTAGTCCATGTTAAGTTAATTGCACTTGTTGATCCACTGCATGTTGCTGAAGCTGTTAAAGTAAATGATCCTGGAGTACAAGCAGCAGTTCTAGTTAGTGTTCCATTTGAATTATTTATAGAACCAGATGCATTTTTAGCTTTAATATAATAAGTATATGTAGTTCCAGAAGTTACGTATGTATTTAAGAAAGAAGTTCCTGCTATGTTACTAGCATATAGAGAACCATTTCTATATATATCGTAAGAAGTTGCATTAGCAGATGATGTCCATGTTAAATTAATTCTACTAGAATTGTTAACACATTCTGGTGTTGCAGTTAATGAAAAACTACCAGGAGCAGAAGATGCGCTACAAGTAATATTTAAGTTAGATTTTAATGAATTGAAGTAAGATAATGCAAATTTATCTCTCCAAGTATTACTATTTAACTTTGCAGCATCTGTGGAGTGGTCTACAAACCCTATTTCGTTTAAACAAGCTGTTGCTGATGAATAACGTAAAACGCCTAAATGATAAGATAAATAAGAATTATCTTCTACACAACGTCTGTTATTAAAAGAACCATTAGTAACCATATCTGCTTGAATTTTTTTAGAAAAATTGATATCTGGAGTAGTGCTAGTATCATCATAAGTACAATAGAAAGTTTCAGTACCAGTTCCGCCACCAGCATTACAATGAATACTAATAAGTCTATCTGCATTCCAGTTGTTTGACATTTGCGCTCTTTGTGTAACTGAAGTCCAACCATTTATGTTTGTTGTTCTAGTCATATTTACAGTTAAAGCAGAACAGTTATTTTGTATTAATGTTTTCGTTTTTAAACCTACTGCTAATGCAGTTTCTATTTCTGTTGCAGTTCTTCCATCTGGATTGTTACTTGTAGAAGAGCCATATCCATGACCTGGATCTATTACTATTATTTGTGCATTTAAGCAAAATGAAAACAATAATATGGTAAGTAGTGTATATAGATTTTTCATAATCGTCTTATTTTATGTTAAATGAATATATTCGGCCTGTTTTATCATCAGAGAAAAGTATTCTATCATTTTCTATAAATGAAGGAAACATTTCTGAAAAAACTTCTGTATTAGTAAGTTTCTTTGGACTATATTTTGCTGGACTGAATATATAAATTTCAGAATTATCTATAGTGTGACCATCAGAGCTTTGGTCTAAAAAGCCAATTAAATAGTTATCGTTTGGAGACCATGATGTGGCAATTCCAGTTCCTATTTTTATACTTTCTTCTTTCCCATATATATCATATACATATATATCTGCACCGTTGTGTACTGCTACTTTTTTTGAATCATGAGATAATAGTGCATTGTAAAATTGTCCCTCATCATTAGTTACAACCCAATCTTTTTGAGAAATTAAATCTCTAGCATGAATTTTTAATGTTTCTAAATTTGTATAAACAACGATTTGAGATTCATTCTCTTTGTAGAAACCATTAAAGGAAGGTAAATAATTATGATTAATCTCAGGAAGTTCAGTAATTTCTTTATTGTTTATAGTATAGCTATACGTTTTTGAATTAGAATAGAATTCATCCTTGTTTTTTTGTTTAAAATAGAATGATTCGCTATTTCTATCCCATGAATAGCCGTAACCACTACCTTGTTTTTCAGAAATTTTATTGACTTCTTGCGTGCTTAAATTTAATAAAAACACACCGTTAAAATGTTCATTGGTTAGTAATACAAATTTCCCATTTGGTGATACTACAGGATTTGTAAAATAACCTTCTAAATTGATTCTTTCAAGATTTTTTAATTCTTGAGCATTGCTTATAGTAATACTAAAAGCAAACAGAAAATAGTAAAATAGTCTTTTTTTCATGTTTATTTGTTTTATATTATACAAGGTAAATGTAATATATTATTTAAAAAAAATGTTAATTATTTTGTAAAATAAACATTAAAAACAAAAAAACACATTGTTTTGGCAATGTGTTTTAACTATTATATAGATAATATTACTATCTAAATCTATTATTTGTTATAATTCCTTTTAGTTTAATTTTTAAATCTTCCCCTGTATCATATATCATCTGTTCATTACTAGGAAAAGGAACAGCTCGTCTTTCAAAATATTGGTAATAATCAGCTTCACAAGCACGTTTGTCACCATTATAATTAGCATAGATGTAATCAAAAATAAATTCACTAGTAATAGGAAAAGCATTAATTAATTGATTGGTTCTAAAATCTACATAATCTATTTTAGCTGTTACTTGGCATGATTTGAATTGTGTAAATTCGTAAATATTAACTTTAATTG
It includes:
- a CDS encoding T9SS type A sorting domain-containing protein, whose protein sequence is MVKNKKTLLLTITCCTFSILNCLAQESPTSAGGNLTGSNGSVSYSVGQVVYLTQTGSNGSISQGVQQPYEISEVLGTENFTNLIQDVKIYPNPTAHNLTLNLINDNNLALHFQIIDLNGKVYKSEKITSNETNISVSSLPSSIYFLKILNQNQEIKTYKIIKK
- a CDS encoding DJ-1/PfpI family protein, which encodes MKRNVGILIFNEAEVLDFAGPFEVFSVTSELNNYKLFNVFTIAKELKPISAVNGLSINPKFDFNNCPPIDILIISGGIGTVEQMKDHEILNWIKKIHENTEFTLSICSGSRLLGALGILDNQPYCTHKDVYKHMSKIVTNGFPQKSKRFVSSNKVYTSGGISAGIDLSFHIVEKLHGKEIAKKTAEYMEYSI
- a CDS encoding HPF/RaiA family ribosome-associated protein; amino-acid sequence: MQIQINTDKNIEGNERLVNFYTSELKNELSRFDDKITRIEVHFGDENSEKFGKNDKRCLIEVRIAKKQPLAVTDFADTIEKAFFGALEKVKKVMGTTYEKMREA
- the clpB gene encoding ATP-dependent chaperone ClpB, with product MNFNNFTIKSQEAIQQAQQIAQSYGHQQIENEHIFKGILEVDENVTPFLLKKLNVNVELFKKVLDSTLQSFSKVSGTDIMLSREASLALNEASIIAKKRNDEFVSIEHLVLAIFKSKSKVAQILKDQGVTEKGLDSAITELRKGERVTSASAEETYNALNKYAKNLCELAKNGKLDPVIGRDEEIRRVLQILTRRTKNNPMLIGEPGVGKTAIAEGLAHRIVDGDVPENLKDKIIYSLDMGALIAGAKYKGEFEERLKSVVKEVTSAEGDIVLFIDEIHTLVGAGGGEGAMDAANILKPALARGELRAIGATTLDEYQKYFEKDKALERRFQKVNVDEPDTESAISILRGIKEKYETHHKVRIKDDAIIAAVELSQRYITNRFLPDKAIDLMDEAASKLRMEINSKPEELDVLDRKIMQLEIEIEAIKRENDETKLKALGLELANLKEERNEIYAKWKSEKDVVDSIQSIKQEIEDYKGEAERAERDGDYGKVAEIRYGKIKQSQEKLDALQIQLQENQSGTSLIKEEVTNEDIAEVVAKWTGIPVTKMLQSDREKLLKLEDELHKRVVGQEEAIEAISDAVRRSRAGLQDIKKPLGSFLFLGTTGVGKTELAKALAEYLFDDENAITRIDMSEYQERHSVSRLVGAPPGYVGYDEGGQLTEAVRRRPYSVVLLDEIEKAHPDTFNILLQVLDEGRLTDNKGRLADFKNTIIIMTSNMGSHIIQEKFENLKGSIDAATEAAKIEVLGLLKQTVRPEFINRIDEIVMFTPLTQDNIRQIVQLQLKGLTKMLAHQHITMDATPEAIDYLATKGYDAEFGARPVKRVIQREVLNQLSKEILSGTISNDSIILLDSFDGKLVFRNQS
- a CDS encoding archaemetzincin, with product MKPIFLFFLILFSCNEKAKETETIIEHIKLEKGDLKLPNYELLTDLNIKLEQPKPGEWLYNNHEKEQSYSDYIKSNPVSPFKDINIIYIQPIGTFTPWEQKIINWNTEYIELFFNLKTVQLPSISENSIPKTQQRFHNGNNQLNASYIINSILPKKTPKDGIVIMGITAKDLYPRPSWNFVFGLASYKKRTGVSSIFRYSDGSIDETNYSKCLMRIIKTSVHEISHMFTIKHCTYAICLMNGSNNLRESDSRPNALCTECLSKLSWNLNFDNVARLNKLISFMEKHHLNEDASILSKQRDIMLINK
- the ytxJ gene encoding bacillithiol system redox-active protein YtxJ, whose translation is MSFLKNIFGGSSNEDKENREEAKFYTLDSQSQLDEIDAISKDKPVVLFKHSTRCIISRTVLRQFDNGFNFSDSELDWYLLDLLNHRDISNEITNRYGIMHQSPQILVVKEGKAVYNASHEGIAVEDLKQFV
- a CDS encoding N-acetylmuramoyl-L-alanine amidase, encoding MKNLYTLLTILLFSFCLNAQIIVIDPGHGYGSSTSNNPDGRTATEIETALAVGLKTKTLIQNNCSALTVNMTRTTNINGWTSVTQRAQMSNNWNADRLISIHCNAGGGTGTETFYCTYDDTSTTPDINFSKKIQADMVTNGSFNNRRCVEDNSYLSYHLGVLRYSSATACLNEIGFVDHSTDAAKLNSNTWRDKFALSYFNSLKSNLNITCSASSAPGSFSLTATPECVNNSSRINLTWTSSANATSYDIYRNGSLYASNIAGTSFLNTYVTSGTTYTYYIKAKNASGSINNSNGTLTRTAACTPGSFTLTASATCSGSTSAINLTWTTSANATSYDIYRNGNLYASNVTGNSFLNTYLINAGSVYTYYIKAKNSSGTLNNSNGSRSVTATSCAAKASNENDEQLEFNGEISLYPNPAINEITFEINNVQSKNVTLDIFDISGKRIKNMKLNSDNDLIQQQLNISEFASGIYFINFTIDNKEYLKKFVKQ
- a CDS encoding TolB family protein; its protein translation is MKKRLFYYFLFAFSITISNAQELKNLERINLEGYFTNPVVSPNGKFVLLTNEHFNGVFLLNLSTQEVNKISEKQGSGYGYSWDRNSESFYFKQKNKDEFYSNSKTYSYTINNKEITELPEINHNYLPSFNGFYKENESQIVVYTNLETLKIHARDLISQKDWVVTNDEGQFYNALLSHDSKKVAVHNGADIYVYDIYGKEESIKIGTGIATSWSPNDNYLIGFLDQSSDGHTIDNSEIYIFSPAKYSPKKLTNTEVFSEMFPSFIENDRILFSDDKTGRIYSFNIK